A single region of the Branchiostoma lanceolatum isolate klBraLanc5 chromosome 1, klBraLanc5.hap2, whole genome shotgun sequence genome encodes:
- the LOC136449257 gene encoding hydroxysteroid 11-beta-dehydrogenase 1-like protein yields the protein MSRLAWGSGLAAAVAAVGIGIFGQNYALASLAAVVGFGVYWSKDDFDPEKIRGATVVITGCSTGIGEEVAYQYARLGAKILITARRENRLKEVVAKAKSLGAQEAHYVAGDMGKAEDCERTIQTAKEKFGRLDYLVLNHGGSSIKSVHEDFGEKSWDEDPDMDFLEDVVNINLIGYIRMATLALPLLKESSGHIVVVSGPLGKVPVPNLHWEATVKFGLDGFFSCLRLELLRAKQDVSVTLAILGFTKTPAVIERLEKTEKGRKRLKRATPIDQTALAIIRGGASRAREIYFPASFCWTVVTIGAIFPSLLDKMFVKMEM from the exons ATGTCGCGCTTGGCGTGGGGTAGTGGTCTTGCGGCTGCCGTGGCTGCGGTAGGGATCGGGATCTTCGGCCAGAACTACG CGTTGGCCAGTCTTGCAGCAGTGGTGGGATTTGGTGTCTACTGGAGCAAGGATGACTTTGATCCAG AGAAAATACGAGGGGCCACAGTCGTCATCACGGGCTGCAGTACCGGCATCGGTGAAGAGGTGGCGTACCAGTACGCTCGGCTTGGAGCGAAGATCCTCATCACAGCCAGGAGGGAGAACAGGCTGAAGGAG GTCGTAGCGAAGGCGAAGTCTCTGGGTGCACAGGAGGCGCACTACGTGGCCGGGGACATGGGGAAGGCGGAGGACTGTGAGAGAACCATTCAAACAGCCAAGGAGAAATTCG GGCGTCTTGACTACCTAGTCCTTAACCATGGAGGGTCGAGCATTAAGAGCGTGCACGAAGATTTCGGGGAGAAGTCTTGGGATGAGGACCCTGATATGGACTTCTTGGAAGACGTCGTGAACATCAATCTGATTGGTTACATCCGGATGGCGACCCTGGCCCTACCTCTGCTGAAGGAGAGTAGTGGGCACATTGTGGTCGTGTCGGGGCCTTTAG GAAAGGTTCCGGTTCCTAACTTGCACTGGGAGGCTACTGTGAAGTTCGGTCTGGACGGGTTCTTCAGCTGTCTCCGTCTGGAGTTACTGAGGGCCAAGCAGGACGTGTCTGTCACTTTGGCCATCCTTGGCTTCACAAAGACGCCGGCTGTGATTGAAAGATTGGAG AAAACGGAGAAAGGACGGAAGCGGTTGAAGAGGGCCACGCCCATCGACCAGACGGCTCTCGCCATCATCCGCGGCGGGGCGAGCCGAGCCCGCGAGATCTACTTCCCGGCATCCTTCTGTTGGACCGTGGTGACGATCGGCGCCATTTTCCCCTCCCTCCTCGACAAGATGTTCGTCAAGATGGAGATGTAA
- the LOC136449265 gene encoding zinc finger protein 431-like has translation MDELTCGPPEQTVKKVHIKEEDTGDMGWQEDKQQDMLCQEVYSEDQETYGLTLPNGHLWNESYNSKLKEEIPDTGRQRDGLSEETCDLNCTKSKEGVSSLLHVQIRTGHTGINNMGGQSTVTERQQEKKRNVPNNESFGVNSTGSDEEVLSHSQAAVQSHAEQEGSHVAEHTYICFKCGFRAAQRNLMFQHMRKHTGEKLLKFDYSAAQKSQVDQDVMAQHADERPYMCEECGYRTANRQHLSRHMKTHTGEKPYKCEQCDFSAAQQSQVDRHVMVRHTAEKPYVCDDCGYRTAHRRLLPIHKTRCKGERGPFKCDQCDYSAAGRRDRDQHIMVKHTGERPYMCEECGYCTAVRSHLSRHMKTHIGMKPYKCDQCDFSAAHKSQLDQHVLVKHATEKLYVCCECKYTTTDRQLLFQHKITCKKERGPFKCDQCDYSSPGRHNRDRHVMIHHTGEKPYVCVECGYSTAVKSGLTRHMKTHTGEKPYKCDRCDYSAVQKGLLDEHVMTKHTGEKPYMCGECGFRTAFRSALSRHKRTHTGEKPYMCEECGYRATKSWSLSQHMKKHTGEKPYKCAHCDYSALLKQHLKQHMKKHIDEKAMGKD, from the coding sequence ATGGATGAATTAACATGTGGGCCTCCAGAACAAACCGTGAAAAAGGTACACATCAAAGAGGAGGACACTGGAGACATGGGATGGCAGGAGGATAAACAACAGGACATGCTATGCCAGGAAGTGTACAGCGAGGACCAGGAAACATACGGTCTAACCCTACCAAATGGGCATCTTTGGAACGAGTCTTACAACAGTAAGCTTAAGGAGGAGATACCAGACACAGGCCGGCAGCGAGATGGTCTAAGCGAGGAAACGTGCGACCTTAACTGTACCAAGTCTAAGGAGGGGGTCTCATCACTTCTGCATGTACAGATCCGTACAGGACATACGGGGATAAATAACATGGGGGGGCAGTCAACAGTCACAGAGCGGCAGCAGGAGAAGAAAAGGAACGTTCCAAACAACGAATCGTTCGGAGTAAATAGTACCGGGTCTGACGAAGAAGTTTTGTCACACTCACAGGCAGCTGTACAGAGCCATGCAGAACAGGAGGGCAGCCACGTGGCAGAGCATACTTACATTTGTTTTAAATGCGGTTTCCGGGCAGCGCAAAGGAACCTCATGTTtcaacatatgagaaaacacactggtgagaaactcTTAAAAtttgactattctgctgcacagaaatctcAAGTAGACCAAGACGTCATGGCACAACACGCCGATGAgagaccctacatgtgtgaggagtgcggataTAGAACAGCTAATAGGCAACACCTATCCCGACACAtgaaaacacatacaggtgaaaaaccttacaaatgtgagcAGTGTGACTTTTCTGCTGCACAGCAATCTCAAGTAGACCGACACGTCATGGTTAGACACACTGCTGAGAAACCCTATGTGTGTGATGACTGTGGATACCGGACGGCTCATAGGCGACTCCTACCCATACATAAAACTAGATGTAAAGGGGAGCGAGGGCCTTTTAAAtgcgaccagtgcgactattctgctgcaggtAGACGAGATCGAGACCAACACATCATGgtaaaacacaccggtgagagaccctaCATGTGCGAGGAGTGCGGATATTGTACGGCTGTTAGGTCTCACCTATCCCGGCACATGAAAACACACATAGGTatgaaaccctacaaatgtgaccagtgcgacttttcTGCTGCGCATAAATCTCAACTAGACCAACACGTCCTGGTTAAACACGCTACGGAGAAACTCTACGTTTGTTGTGAGTGTAAATATACGACAACTGATAGGCAACTCCTATTCCAACACAAAATAACATGTAAAAAGGAGCGTGGACCTtttaaatgtgaccagtgtgactactcttCTCCAGGTAGGCATAACCGAGACCGACATGTGATGATAcaccacactggggagaaaccgtaCGTGTGCGTGGAGTGCGGTTACAGCACGGCTGTTAAGTCCGGCCTAACGCGACACatgaaaacacacacaggcgagaaaccttacaaatgtgaccggtGCGACTACTCTGCTGTACAAAAAGGCCTTTTAGACGAACACGTCatgacaaaacacactggtgagaagccctacatgtgtggtgagTGCGGGTTCAGAACGGCTTTTAGATCTGCATTATCCCGGCATAAGAgaactcacaccggtgagaaaccctacatgtgtgaggagtgtggatacagggctACTAAAAGTTGGagcttatcccaacatatgaaaaaacataccggagagaaaccctacaaatgtgctCACTGTGATTATTCCGCTTTGCTGAAGCAGCATTTAAAACAACATATGAAAAAACATATTGATGAGAAAGCAATGGGAAAAGATTAA
- the LOC136449269 gene encoding uncharacterized protein — translation MEALCLTLKLPADLACCLAVELSRSPAYTRHFARWLTRTHHVQGQNTNIPFVTVDKMSSCNVNHLVTASQEDMEKSQFQMFKNRFSNCEILSVCLNFNLKLKDISGTALPVYVTLRLEEPMNTSTQRDLSWSRRLQPLVTQKVHLENLFSYLCTLGGAYSAMGDYNKDHADQAAVVSLRQLKIASTLGDPVLLSCCCLWYAISVMQKGHFKQAKHIISKQYQFSKTHEAGSHLRLQKMCQGIWNKLRAMKTVTRTNHHPAL, via the exons ATGGAAGCTCTTTGTCTGACTCTGAAGCTGCCGGCGGACCTGGCGTGCTGCCTGGCGGTGGAGCTGAGCAGGTCCCCCGCCTACACACGACACTTCGCTCGGTGGCTCACAAGGACGCACCACGTGCAgggacaaaacacaaacatCCCCTTTGTGACCGTCGACAAAATGTCAAGTTGTAACGTCAATCATTTAGTGACTGCCAGTCAAGAAGATATGGAGAAGAGCCAATTTCAGATGTTTAAAAACAGATTTTCGAACTGTGAAattctctctgtttgtctgaacttcaacttgaagttgaaggatATTTCTGGCACGGCCTTACCAGTATATGTGACATTAAGACTGGAGGAACCAATGAACACCAGTACACAACGGGACTTGAGCTG GAGTAGAAGGCTACAGCCTCTGGTGACTCAGAAGGTCCATCTGGAGAACCTGTTCTCTTACCTCTGCACTCTGGGAGGGGCGTACTCTGCTATGGGGGACTACAACAAGGACCAT GCTGACCAGGCTGCGGTGGTGTCCCTGCGACAGCTGAAGATCGCCAGCACGTTGGGGGACCCAGTCTTACTGTCCTGCTGCTGTCTGTGGTACGCCATCAGTGTGATGCAGAAAGGACACTTCAAACAGGCCAAACACATCATCAG TAAGCAGTACCAGTTTTCCAAGACCCACGAAGCTGGAAGTCATCTACGG CTCCAGAAGATGTGTCAAGGCATCTGGAACAAACTTAGGGCCATGAAGACAGTCACACGGACCAACCACCATCCAGCTCTCTAA